One Rhizobium sp. NRK18 genomic window carries:
- a CDS encoding EF-hand domain-containing protein, which produces MKLRNTTVAALALAMTLTSSLAFAQQGRGQMGRFADMDANGDGQLSRQELLDSAESVFYAMDADSDGKLTLEEYMSVRMGQQQGNNGAMQAARQADKEARFQPMDADGDELVSLAEFTDAAAARFDAADSDGNGRLMRPEWGNGGF; this is translated from the coding sequence ATGAAACTCAGGAACACGACCGTGGCGGCGCTCGCCCTTGCCATGACGCTCACCTCTTCGCTGGCGTTCGCCCAGCAGGGCAGGGGCCAGATGGGCCGCTTTGCCGACATGGACGCCAATGGCGACGGCCAATTGAGCCGCCAGGAACTCCTCGACAGCGCCGAAAGCGTCTTCTACGCGATGGACGCCGACAGTGACGGAAAACTGACGCTTGAGGAATACATGTCGGTGCGCATGGGCCAGCAGCAGGGCAATAACGGCGCCATGCAGGCGGCGCGGCAAGCCGACAAGGAAGCCCGCTTCCAGCCGATGGATGCCGATGGCGACGAGCTGGTGAGCCTTGCGGAATTCACCGATGCCGCGGCGGCACGTTTCGATGCGGCCGACAGCGACGGCAATGGCCGGCTCATGCGTCCCGAATGGGGCAACGGAGGATTTTGA
- a CDS encoding winged helix-turn-helix transcriptional regulator: MSRPRAKLTKNFPGCFVEATLCFLDGKWKGVILFHLMGGTQRFNALRRKMPGITQRMLTKQLRELEDAGLVSRTVHPVVPPHVDYDLTPLGRSLEPVVRALAAWGEAHVFCNDGRQELKEPQPKTELQKAALKYFEAAE; encoded by the coding sequence ATGTCGAGGCCGCGCGCGAAACTGACCAAGAATTTTCCCGGCTGCTTCGTCGAGGCGACGCTGTGCTTCCTCGATGGCAAGTGGAAAGGCGTCATCCTGTTCCACCTCATGGGCGGCACCCAGCGCTTCAACGCGCTTCGCCGCAAGATGCCGGGCATCACCCAGCGCATGCTGACGAAGCAGCTGCGCGAACTGGAGGATGCCGGCCTCGTCTCGCGCACCGTTCATCCGGTGGTGCCGCCGCATGTCGATTATGACCTGACGCCGCTCGGCCGCTCGCTGGAACCGGTCGTCCGGGCACTGGCCGCTTGGGGCGAGGCGCATGTCTTCTGCAATGACGGACGTCAGGAGTTGAAGGAACCCCAGCCGAAGACCGAGCTGCAGAAGGCGGCGCTCAAATATTTCGAGGCGGCGGAATAG
- a CDS encoding zinc-binding alcohol dehydrogenase family protein, translating to MRAVAYSAPLPITDEQSLVDIDMPVPEPTGRDLLVEIKAVSVNPVDVKIRGHRPPRNGPQTVLGYDASGIVKATGPDATLFKPGDAVYYAGAINRQGTNSEFHLVDERIVGRKPKSLDFPAAAALPLTAITAYEALFDRLKVQDPVPGEHRSILIVGGAGGVGSIAIQIARALTDLTVIATASRPETKDWVKQLGAHHVIDHSEAMAPQVEALGIPAPGFAFITNDSGRHGGDVAALIAPQGRVALIDDPASFDIMPFKMKAVSIHWEMMFARPVFQTGDIEAQHRLLDQVADLVDAGAIRSTLTDVLGPINAATLKKAHALIETNKTRGKLVLAGF from the coding sequence ATGCGCGCCGTCGCCTATTCCGCCCCGCTTCCGATCACCGATGAACAGTCCCTCGTCGACATCGACATGCCCGTTCCCGAGCCGACCGGCCGTGACCTGCTGGTCGAGATCAAGGCCGTTTCGGTCAATCCGGTCGACGTCAAGATCCGCGGCCATCGCCCGCCCCGCAACGGTCCGCAGACGGTGCTCGGCTATGATGCGTCCGGCATCGTCAAGGCCACCGGTCCGGACGCCACGCTCTTCAAGCCGGGCGACGCGGTCTATTACGCCGGCGCGATCAACCGCCAGGGCACCAACAGCGAGTTCCACCTTGTCGACGAACGGATCGTCGGGCGCAAGCCGAAGAGCCTCGATTTCCCCGCTGCCGCCGCCCTGCCGCTGACCGCCATCACCGCCTATGAGGCGCTGTTCGACCGGCTGAAGGTGCAGGATCCGGTGCCCGGCGAGCACCGCTCCATCCTCATCGTCGGCGGCGCCGGCGGTGTCGGGTCGATCGCCATCCAGATCGCCCGCGCGCTGACGGATCTCACCGTCATCGCCACCGCGTCCCGACCGGAGACCAAGGACTGGGTCAAGCAACTCGGCGCCCATCACGTGATCGACCACAGCGAGGCGATGGCGCCGCAGGTCGAGGCGCTCGGCATTCCGGCGCCGGGCTTTGCCTTCATTACCAATGACAGCGGCCGGCATGGCGGCGACGTCGCCGCCCTGATCGCCCCGCAGGGACGTGTGGCGCTGATCGACGACCCGGCAAGCTTCGACATCATGCCGTTCAAGATGAAGGCGGTCTCAATCCACTGGGAAATGATGTTCGCCCGCCCGGTCTTCCAGACCGGCGACATCGAGGCGCAGCACAGGCTGCTGGACCAGGTCGCCGACCTCGTTGATGCCGGCGCCATCCGTTCGACGCTGACCGATGTGCTGGGCCCGATCAATGCGGCGACGCTGAAGAAGGCGCACGCCCTGATCGAGACCAACAAGACCAGGGGCAAGCTGGTGCTCGCCGGCTTCTGA
- the mgtE gene encoding magnesium transporter, which produces MNINSIPRRAANAARFLGTITPVTVAEYVERLNTTGANEAATVLLSLPERKAVRILSMPELENAAAILAALPSARSSHLLKLVANDRVTDIFQSADFATRATLFARLDPETARAVTHLLDYPPRTAGAMMTTEFLSVPSNWTAAETLAHVREVGHSRETVYAIYVLDDADRHLAGVVTLRRLIAAEPDDPILSLSQRGAMVCASPLMPQEDVARLIRKHDLLALPVTDASDRVLGIVTVDDVIDTMIADTTEDAQKFGGMEALGKPYMQIGLLDMIRKRAGWLSALFLGEMLTASAMQHFEGELEKAVVLTLFIPLIMSSGGNSGSQATSLIIRALALGELKLGDWWRVALRELPAGLSLGAILGLVGLARITLWQQIGLYDYGPHWLLVGLTVFSALVGIVTFGSMAGSMLPFLLQRLKLDPASASAPFVATLVDVSGLVIYFSVAVVILSGTLL; this is translated from the coding sequence ATGAACATCAACAGCATCCCCCGCAGGGCCGCAAATGCTGCCCGCTTTCTAGGCACCATCACCCCGGTCACCGTCGCCGAATATGTCGAACGGCTGAACACGACCGGCGCCAATGAAGCCGCAACCGTTCTTCTGAGCCTACCCGAACGCAAGGCCGTGCGCATCCTGTCCATGCCGGAGCTGGAAAACGCCGCCGCCATTCTGGCTGCGCTGCCGAGTGCACGCTCGTCACATCTCCTGAAGCTGGTCGCCAACGACCGGGTGACGGACATCTTCCAGTCGGCGGATTTTGCGACCCGCGCCACGCTGTTTGCCCGGCTTGACCCGGAAACCGCCCGTGCCGTCACGCATTTGCTCGACTATCCGCCGCGCACTGCCGGCGCGATGATGACGACGGAGTTCCTCAGCGTGCCGTCAAACTGGACGGCCGCCGAGACGCTTGCCCATGTCCGCGAGGTCGGCCATTCCCGCGAGACTGTCTATGCGATCTACGTGCTTGACGACGCCGACCGGCATCTCGCCGGCGTGGTGACGCTGCGCCGGCTGATCGCCGCCGAGCCGGACGATCCCATCCTGTCGCTGTCGCAGCGCGGCGCGATGGTCTGCGCCAGCCCGCTGATGCCGCAGGAAGACGTCGCCCGCCTCATCCGCAAGCACGACCTGCTGGCGCTGCCCGTCACCGACGCCTCCGACCGGGTGCTCGGCATCGTCACCGTCGACGACGTCATCGACACAATGATCGCCGACACGACGGAAGACGCACAGAAGTTCGGCGGCATGGAAGCGCTCGGCAAGCCCTACATGCAGATCGGCCTCCTCGACATGATCCGCAAACGGGCCGGCTGGCTCTCTGCCCTGTTCCTCGGCGAAATGCTGACGGCGAGCGCCATGCAGCATTTCGAGGGCGAACTGGAAAAGGCCGTCGTGCTGACCCTGTTCATTCCGCTGATCATGAGCTCGGGCGGCAATTCCGGCTCGCAGGCGACCTCGCTCATCATCCGCGCACTAGCGCTCGGCGAGCTGAAGCTTGGCGACTGGTGGCGGGTGGCGCTGCGCGAACTGCCGGCCGGCCTGTCGCTCGGCGCGATCCTCGGTCTCGTCGGTCTCGCCCGCATCACGCTCTGGCAGCAGATCGGCCTCTACGATTACGGCCCGCACTGGCTGCTGGTCGGACTGACCGTGTTCTCGGCCCTTGTCGGCATCGTCACCTTCGGCTCGATGGCGGGCTCCATGCTGCCCTTCCTCCTGCAGCGGCTGAAGCTCGATCCGGCCAGCGCCTCGGCACCGTTCGTCGCGACGCTGGTCGACGTCTCCGGCCTCGTCATCTACTTCAGCGTCGCCGTCGTCATCCTCAGCGGCACGCTCCTCTAG
- a CDS encoding Lrp/AsnC family transcriptional regulator has translation MPNLDRFDIAILEALQRDARATNVEIAEKVNLSPSPCLRRIRNLEAAGILRGYRADIDRTAIGLELTVFVGFKVERHNFENAAAFQDSLLAIPEVVSCFMISGETDFLAEVVVENLAAYDALLTERLLTLPAVVDIRSNFAIRTIKTGGPLKLPKAGRA, from the coding sequence ATGCCAAATCTGGACAGATTCGATATCGCCATCCTTGAGGCGTTGCAGCGGGATGCGCGGGCCACCAACGTGGAGATCGCCGAGAAGGTCAACCTCTCGCCATCGCCCTGTCTGCGTCGCATCCGCAATCTCGAGGCGGCTGGCATCCTGCGCGGCTACCGGGCGGATATCGACCGCACCGCGATCGGCCTCGAGCTCACGGTCTTCGTGGGCTTCAAGGTGGAGCGGCACAATTTCGAGAACGCGGCGGCCTTCCAGGACAGCCTGCTCGCCATACCCGAGGTGGTGTCCTGCTTCATGATCTCCGGCGAGACCGATTTCCTGGCCGAGGTCGTAGTCGAAAACCTCGCCGCCTACGACGCACTGCTGACGGAGCGCCTCCTGACCCTGCCTGCCGTTGTCGACATCCGCTCCAACTTCGCGATCCGCACGATCAAGACCGGCGGACCGCTGAAGCTGCCGAAAGCGGGCAGGGCCTAG
- a CDS encoding DMT family transporter — protein MAMLNAERETTAPALIGAGGALITVMVWTAWLLATRYSATTSLGAIDLSLLRYGIPALVLTPVWLRTGLLPKGKPKLPLLLMVIGSGAPFFQIAAYGLHATPASAAGVLLPGAMPLATALIGMAVLGERPDATRKLGMFAIFLGGLILLLAGAATGTLGWRSYVVLPIAATCWAIYSHAFRHSGLSATEGGALICVWSTIINLVLAALFGTHLFTASIAEITPQIISQGILSGLVATLAYGTAIRILGSTRAAAFTALTPVSAAIGGALILGEDLGIAGIAATIVTGLGVMLSTGILSRR, from the coding sequence ATGGCGATGCTGAATGCCGAGCGCGAAACGACTGCCCCTGCCCTGATTGGCGCCGGCGGTGCGCTGATCACCGTCATGGTCTGGACCGCCTGGCTGCTGGCTACGCGCTACAGTGCGACGACCTCGCTCGGCGCGATCGATCTCAGCCTGCTGCGATATGGCATCCCCGCCCTCGTGCTGACTCCCGTCTGGCTGAGGACCGGCCTTCTGCCGAAAGGCAAGCCGAAGCTGCCGCTTCTCCTGATGGTGATCGGCTCCGGCGCGCCATTCTTCCAGATCGCCGCCTACGGCCTGCATGCGACACCGGCATCGGCCGCCGGCGTGCTGCTGCCCGGCGCCATGCCGCTTGCGACCGCCCTGATCGGCATGGCCGTGCTCGGGGAACGGCCGGACGCGACGCGCAAGCTCGGCATGTTCGCCATATTCCTGGGCGGGCTGATCCTGCTTCTGGCGGGTGCCGCGACCGGAACGCTCGGCTGGCGGAGCTATGTCGTCCTGCCGATCGCCGCCACCTGCTGGGCGATCTACTCCCACGCCTTCCGCCATTCGGGCCTGAGCGCCACAGAAGGCGGCGCGCTGATCTGCGTCTGGTCGACAATCATCAACCTCGTGCTGGCGGCCCTGTTCGGCACGCATCTCTTCACCGCCTCGATCGCCGAGATCACGCCGCAGATCATCAGCCAGGGCATCCTTTCCGGGCTTGTCGCCACGCTTGCCTACGGCACGGCGATCCGGATACTCGGCAGCACGCGGGCGGCGGCCTTCACGGCCCTGACGCCGGTGTCGGCGGCCATTGGCGGCGCGCTGATCCTCGGGGAAGATTTGGGCATCGCAGGCATTGCCGCGACGATCGTCACCGGCCTCGGCGTCATGCTTTCGACCGGTATCCTCTCACGCCGCTGA
- a CDS encoding AEC family transporter, whose translation MLDVVNVTGVVFVLIALGFFAVKISLFSERDLGVLIKYAVNFALPALLLRAFALRDFSEIVDGGYLVAYAAGSLISFTFFYLASRYLLKRSAGQATFRAVGTSSSNSGFVGYPIVLVLLPEVADRALALNMMVENILILPLTLLLAERATNAEIGGLPLARKIAGRLLGNPMIVAIFVGLAISIAGIPLPRLISGPIDLLASSSAAVSLVVIGGTLAGLSLNTFNFDVFMVTVGKLVIHPLAVFAMVALFAGLGFGIANGELATAAIIYAALPPMSIYPILAARYGFQHVAAPALFLSTCASFFTLSILIWFLMGGA comes from the coding sequence ATGCTCGATGTCGTCAATGTGACCGGTGTGGTCTTCGTCCTGATCGCGCTCGGCTTCTTCGCCGTCAAGATCTCGCTCTTTTCCGAGCGCGACCTCGGCGTCCTGATCAAATATGCCGTCAACTTCGCCCTGCCGGCGCTGCTGCTGCGGGCATTCGCGCTTCGGGATTTCTCCGAAATCGTCGACGGCGGTTATCTCGTCGCCTACGCCGCCGGTTCGCTGATCAGCTTCACCTTCTTCTACCTGGCAAGCCGCTACCTGTTGAAGCGCTCGGCCGGACAGGCGACCTTCCGCGCCGTCGGCACCAGTTCATCCAACAGCGGTTTCGTCGGCTATCCCATCGTTCTGGTGCTGCTGCCGGAGGTCGCCGACCGGGCGCTGGCCTTGAACATGATGGTCGAGAACATCCTGATCCTGCCGCTGACGCTGCTTCTCGCCGAACGCGCGACCAATGCCGAGATCGGCGGCCTGCCGCTTGCCCGCAAGATCGCCGGCAGGCTTCTCGGCAATCCGATGATCGTCGCGATCTTCGTTGGCCTCGCCATCTCCATTGCCGGCATTCCGCTGCCGCGGCTGATCTCTGGCCCGATTGACCTGCTCGCCTCGTCCAGCGCCGCCGTGTCACTGGTCGTCATCGGCGGAACCCTTGCCGGCCTCTCCCTCAATACCTTCAATTTCGACGTGTTCATGGTCACGGTCGGCAAGCTCGTCATCCACCCACTGGCGGTCTTCGCCATGGTCGCCCTGTTTGCCGGGCTCGGCTTCGGGATTGCTAATGGTGAGCTGGCGACGGCGGCGATCATCTATGCTGCGCTGCCGCCGATGTCGATCTATCCGATCCTCGCCGCCCGCTATGGCTTCCAGCATGTCGCCGCGCCGGCCCTGTTTCTGTCCACCTGTGCCTCGTTCTTCACGCTCTCCATCCTGATCTGGTTTCTGATGGGCGGCGCCTGA
- a CDS encoding branched-chain amino acid aminotransferase, with translation MPADTASLTFSIKPNANPMPAAERAKLFENLGFGTVFTDHMAVIRWTEGKGWHSAEVTARAPFPIDPASAVLHYAQEIFEGMKAYRTGDGRAVLFRPEQNARRFNESARRMAMPELPEALFLEAVDKLVRQDGDWIPAGEGGSLYLRPFMFANEAFLGVRPARDYIFCVIASPVGPYFKGGAKPVSIWVSEHYSRAAPGGTGAAKCGGNYAASLLAQAEAYKNGCDQVVFLDAAEKRYIEELGGMNVFFVMDDGSVVTPPLGGSILPGITRASIIQLARDAGATVVERPYTFEEWQADAKSGKLKEAFACGTAAVVAAIGTVKFDGGEFKISGGETGPLTEKLRTQLVGIQKGQTNDPHGWVKVIDGI, from the coding sequence ATGCCTGCCGATACCGCGTCCCTGACATTCTCCATCAAGCCGAATGCGAACCCCATGCCGGCGGCGGAACGGGCCAAGCTGTTTGAAAATCTTGGCTTCGGCACGGTCTTCACCGACCACATGGCGGTCATCCGCTGGACCGAGGGCAAGGGCTGGCATTCGGCCGAAGTGACCGCCCGCGCGCCGTTCCCGATCGATCCGGCCAGCGCCGTCCTGCATTACGCCCAGGAAATCTTCGAGGGCATGAAGGCCTACCGCACCGGCGACGGCCGCGCGGTGCTGTTCCGTCCCGAGCAGAACGCCCGCCGCTTCAACGAATCCGCCCGTCGCATGGCGATGCCGGAGCTGCCCGAGGCACTCTTCCTCGAGGCGGTCGACAAGCTTGTGCGCCAGGACGGCGACTGGATCCCGGCGGGCGAGGGTGGCAGTCTCTATCTGCGCCCATTCATGTTCGCCAACGAGGCCTTCCTCGGCGTTCGTCCGGCCCGCGACTACATCTTCTGCGTCATCGCCTCGCCGGTCGGCCCCTACTTCAAGGGCGGCGCCAAGCCGGTTTCGATCTGGGTATCGGAACATTACAGCCGCGCCGCTCCGGGCGGCACGGGCGCAGCCAAGTGCGGCGGCAACTATGCGGCCAGCCTGCTTGCCCAGGCCGAAGCCTACAAGAATGGCTGCGATCAGGTCGTCTTCCTCGATGCCGCGGAAAAGCGCTACATCGAAGAGCTGGGCGGCATGAACGTCTTCTTCGTCATGGATGACGGCTCCGTCGTCACCCCGCCGCTCGGCGGTTCCATCCTGCCCGGCATCACCCGCGCCTCGATCATCCAGCTTGCCCGCGACGCCGGCGCCACCGTCGTCGAGCGTCCCTACACCTTCGAGGAATGGCAGGCGGACGCCAAGAGCGGCAAGCTCAAGGAAGCCTTCGCCTGCGGCACCGCTGCGGTCGTCGCCGCCATCGGCACGGTCAAGTTCGACGGCGGGGAGTTCAAGATCAGCGGCGGCGAGACCGGCCCGCTGACCGAGAAGCTCCGCACCCAGCTGGTCGGCATCCAGAAGGGCCAGACCAACGACCCGCACGGCTGGGTCAAGGTCATCGACGGCATCTGA
- a CDS encoding electron transfer flavoprotein-ubiquinone oxidoreductase encodes MSEAMELPERESMEFDVVIVGAGPAGLSAAIRLKQLNEELSVVVLEKGAEVGAHILSGAVVDPVGIDALLPGWREEEGHPFKTEVKDDHFLFLGPAGSIRLPNAFMPPLMNNHGNFIVSLGNVCRWLAEKAEALGVEIYPGFAATEVLYNEAGAVYGVATGDMGIEKNGEPGPNFTRGMELHGKYVLIGEGVRGSLAKQLIAKFELDRDSDVPKFGIGLKELWEVKPENHKPGLVQHSFGWPLGMKTGGGSFLYHLEDNLVAVGFVVHLNYKNPYLYPFEEFQRFKTHPAIAGTFAGGKRISYGARAITEGGYQSVPRLSFPGGALIGCSAGFVNVPRIKGSHNAVISGMMAAEKLVDAIAAGRANDEPVEIENAWRSSLIGKDLKLVRNVKPLWSKFGTAIGVALGGLDMWTNTLFGFSFFGTLKHGKTDAQSLQPAANFQPIDYPKPDGVLTFDRLSSVFLSNTNHEEDQPVHLKVKDMALQKASELGVYAGPSNRYCPAGVYEWVEKDGEETFVINAQNCVHCKTCDIKDPNQNITWVPPQGGEGPVYPNM; translated from the coding sequence ATGAGTGAAGCGATGGAACTTCCCGAACGCGAAAGCATGGAATTCGACGTTGTGATCGTCGGCGCCGGTCCTGCCGGCCTGTCGGCGGCGATCCGGTTGAAGCAGCTGAACGAGGAGCTTTCCGTCGTCGTTCTGGAAAAGGGCGCGGAGGTCGGTGCGCATATCCTGTCGGGCGCCGTCGTCGATCCGGTCGGCATCGATGCGCTGCTGCCGGGCTGGCGCGAGGAGGAGGGGCATCCCTTCAAGACCGAGGTCAAGGACGACCACTTCCTGTTCCTCGGCCCCGCCGGTTCCATCCGTTTGCCGAACGCCTTCATGCCGCCGCTGATGAACAATCACGGCAACTTCATCGTCTCGCTCGGCAATGTCTGTCGCTGGCTGGCCGAGAAGGCCGAGGCGCTCGGCGTCGAAATCTATCCGGGCTTTGCCGCGACCGAAGTGCTCTATAACGAGGCCGGCGCCGTCTACGGCGTTGCGACCGGCGACATGGGCATCGAGAAGAACGGCGAGCCCGGCCCGAACTTCACCCGCGGCATGGAGCTGCACGGCAAATACGTGCTGATCGGCGAAGGCGTGCGCGGCTCGCTCGCCAAGCAGCTGATTGCCAAGTTTGAGCTCGACAGGGATTCGGACGTGCCGAAGTTCGGCATCGGCCTCAAGGAACTCTGGGAGGTCAAGCCGGAGAACCACAAGCCGGGCCTCGTGCAGCATTCCTTCGGCTGGCCGCTCGGCATGAAGACCGGTGGCGGCTCCTTCCTCTATCACCTGGAAGACAATCTGGTGGCCGTCGGCTTCGTGGTGCACCTCAATTACAAGAACCCCTATCTCTACCCCTTCGAGGAATTCCAGCGCTTCAAGACGCATCCGGCGATCGCCGGGACGTTTGCGGGCGGCAAGCGCATCTCCTACGGCGCCCGCGCCATCACCGAAGGCGGCTACCAGTCGGTGCCGCGCCTGTCCTTCCCGGGCGGCGCGCTGATCGGCTGTTCGGCGGGCTTCGTCAACGTGCCGCGCATCAAGGGCAGCCACAATGCCGTCATCTCCGGCATGATGGCGGCGGAGAAGCTGGTGGACGCGATCGCCGCCGGCCGCGCCAATGACGAACCGGTCGAGATCGAGAACGCCTGGCGTTCGAGCCTGATCGGCAAGGACCTGAAGCTGGTCCGCAACGTCAAGCCGCTCTGGTCGAAGTTCGGCACGGCGATCGGCGTCGCGCTCGGCGGTCTCGACATGTGGACCAACACGCTGTTCGGCTTCTCCTTCTTCGGCACGCTGAAGCACGGCAAGACCGATGCCCAGTCGCTGCAGCCGGCCGCCAACTTCCAGCCGATCGACTATCCGAAGCCGGATGGCGTCCTGACCTTCGACCGCCTGTCCTCGGTGTTCCTGTCGAACACCAATCACGAGGAAGACCAGCCGGTGCACCTGAAGGTCAAGGACATGGCGTTGCAGAAGGCGTCGGAACTCGGCGTCTATGCCGGCCCGTCGAACCGCTACTGTCCGGCGGGCGTCTACGAATGGGTGGAAAAGGACGGCGAGGAAACCTTCGTCATCAACGCCCAGAACTGCGTCCACTGCAAGACCTGCGACATCAAGGACCCGAACCAGAACATCACCTGGGTCCCGCCGCAAGGCGGCGAAGGCCCCGTCTATCCGAATATGTGA
- a CDS encoding Hsp70 family protein, with product MASALGLDFGTTNTVIALASQDGGGTASLAFSDGTQTANSMRTALSFMKDRKLGVHALTVEAGHAAIRQFIDNPGECRFLQSIKTFAASALFQGTLVHARRHDFEDLMEIFIRRLKHYAGDGWPTDVSRVIAGRPVRFAGARPDEALAVQRYNEALGRLGFPEIHYVYEPVAAAYYFARRLKSDATVLVADFGGGTTDYSLIRFEFVAGELRATPIGQSGVGVAGDNFDFRIIDNVVSPQIGKGSHFKSFGKTLEVPTSYYAQFGRWNQLSVFKASREFSELQKLVSSSLEPEKLERFIDLIDYDEGYPLYQAVSAAKMALSHEEETEFYFAPLGPDSRRTIRRGDFDGWISDDLARLEEGLDEVLAKTGTAESQVDKVFLTGGTSFVPAVRRIFTNRFDAGKIETGEELLSIAHGLALIGDVADIERWTA from the coding sequence ATGGCGTCCGCGCTGGGTCTCGATTTTGGCACGACGAACACGGTGATAGCGCTTGCCAGTCAGGATGGCGGCGGCACGGCGTCGCTTGCCTTTTCCGACGGGACGCAGACGGCAAACAGCATGCGCACGGCACTGTCCTTCATGAAGGACCGGAAGCTCGGCGTGCATGCGCTCACCGTCGAGGCGGGCCACGCGGCGATCCGCCAATTCATCGACAATCCGGGCGAATGCCGCTTCCTGCAGTCGATCAAGACCTTTGCGGCAAGCGCGCTCTTCCAGGGCACGCTGGTTCACGCGCGGCGGCATGATTTCGAAGACCTGATGGAAATCTTCATCCGCCGTCTCAAACACTATGCCGGCGATGGCTGGCCAACCGATGTCAGCCGCGTGATCGCCGGCCGCCCGGTGCGCTTTGCGGGCGCGCGGCCCGACGAGGCCCTGGCCGTGCAGCGCTACAACGAAGCCCTCGGTCGCCTCGGATTCCCGGAAATTCACTACGTCTACGAGCCGGTCGCCGCGGCCTATTACTTCGCCCGCCGGCTGAAGAGCGATGCGACCGTCCTGGTCGCGGATTTCGGCGGCGGCACGACCGACTATTCGCTGATCCGCTTCGAATTCGTCGCAGGAGAATTGCGCGCGACGCCGATCGGGCAGTCCGGCGTCGGCGTGGCCGGCGACAATTTCGATTTCCGCATCATCGACAATGTCGTTTCGCCGCAGATCGGCAAGGGCAGCCATTTCAAGAGCTTCGGCAAGACGCTGGAAGTGCCGACCAGCTATTACGCGCAGTTCGGCCGCTGGAACCAGCTGTCGGTGTTCAAGGCAAGTCGCGAATTTTCCGAATTGCAGAAACTGGTTTCCTCCAGCCTTGAGCCGGAGAAGCTGGAGCGCTTCATCGACCTGATCGACTACGACGAGGGCTACCCGCTCTATCAGGCGGTGTCGGCGGCCAAGATGGCGCTGTCGCACGAAGAGGAAACGGAATTTTACTTCGCGCCGCTCGGTCCGGACAGCCGCCGCACCATCCGCAGAGGCGACTTCGACGGCTGGATTTCCGACGATCTGGCACGGCTGGAGGAAGGGCTGGACGAAGTGCTGGCAAAGACCGGGACGGCCGAAAGCCAGGTGGACAAGGTGTTCCTCACGGGCGGCACATCCTTCGTGCCCGCCGTGCGGCGGATTTTCACCAACCGCTTCGATGCCGGCAAGATCGAGACCGGCGAGGAACTGCTGTCGATCGCCCACGGCCTGGCGCTGATCGGCGATGTCGCCGATATCGAACGATGGACGGCCTGA
- a CDS encoding SDR family oxidoreductase produces the protein MDLGLKGKRALVLASSSGLGLGIAQALAREGAHVLTCGRNGEKLEANCDAINAEKAGKADWVAVDLNDPAATARLVSAVKDKLGRVDILVNNTGGPVPGSAEEMSAENLQTYFQSMVVSIISLTSALLPSMKEHGWGRILTVASSGVFEPIPNLALSNTLRSALVGWNKTLSSEIARHGVTANLLLPGRIATARLDQLDRANAERSGRPFEDVRSTSQAAIPAGRYGRVEEFAATAAFLVSEPASYITGSLIRCDGGAAKSI, from the coding sequence ATGGATCTCGGATTGAAGGGTAAGCGGGCGCTGGTTCTGGCCTCGTCGAGCGGCCTTGGCCTCGGCATTGCCCAGGCGCTGGCACGCGAAGGCGCGCATGTGCTGACCTGCGGACGCAACGGCGAAAAACTCGAAGCCAATTGCGATGCGATCAATGCCGAGAAGGCCGGCAAGGCGGACTGGGTCGCCGTCGACCTCAACGATCCCGCGGCCACCGCAAGACTGGTGTCCGCCGTCAAGGACAAGCTCGGCCGCGTCGACATCCTCGTCAACAATACCGGCGGCCCGGTGCCCGGCAGCGCGGAAGAGATGTCGGCGGAAAACCTGCAGACCTATTTCCAGTCGATGGTGGTCAGCATCATCTCGCTGACCTCGGCGCTGCTGCCGTCGATGAAGGAGCATGGCTGGGGGCGCATCCTGACGGTCGCCTCTTCCGGCGTGTTCGAGCCGATCCCCAATCTCGCGCTCTCCAACACGCTGCGCTCGGCACTGGTCGGCTGGAACAAGACGCTGTCTTCGGAAATCGCCAGGCATGGCGTAACGGCCAACCTGCTTCTTCCCGGACGCATCGCCACGGCGCGTCTCGATCAGCTGGACCGCGCCAATGCCGAGCGGTCCGGGCGTCCGTTCGAGGACGTTCGCTCGACATCCCAGGCCGCCATTCCGGCGGGCCGCTACGGGCGTGTCGAGGAGTTCGCGGCAACCGCCGCATTCCTCGTTTCGGAGCCCGCCAGCTATATCACCGGCAGCCTGATCCGATGCGACGGCGGCGCGGCGAAGTCGATCTGA